One genomic segment of Hevea brasiliensis isolate MT/VB/25A 57/8 chromosome 3, ASM3005281v1, whole genome shotgun sequence includes these proteins:
- the LOC110643047 gene encoding uncharacterized protein LOC110643047 codes for MSALEMSHIDLEQGSHSRSVTGSDDSCFSDAEDGSCYSQFYSTTGGSYDDYAFACVSDPEIIDGVVPDSRRVSSVSDCSVEVEIEGRVTEIKVHLDKLERDCRICHLGLESNSHESGVPIELGCSCKDDLAAAHKQCAEAWFQIKGNKTCEICHSIARNVVGVNEIEKKEQSNEANNATAVAAAPASAHHSETQSFWHGHRFLNSLLVCVVFSFVISWLFHFNVPSS; via the exons atgtcTGCTTTAGAAATGTCCCACATCGATTTGGAGCAGGGGAGCCACAGCCGTTCCGTCACGGGAAGTGATGACTCCTGCTTTTCTGATGCAGAAGATGGGTCTTGCTACTCTCAATTTTATTCTACCACGGGTGGCTCCTATGACGATTACGCTTTCGCTTGTGTCTCTGATCCTGAGATTATAGACGGTGTGGTTCCGGATTCTAGGAGGGTATCGTCTGTGTCTGATTGCTCTGTGGAGGTGGAGATTGAGGGTCGGGTAACTGAGATAAAGGTGCATTTGGATAAGTTGGAGAGGGATTGTAGGATATGCCATCTGGGTCTGGAGAGCAATAGCCATGAATCCGGGGTTCCCATTGAATTAGGTTGTTCTTGTAAGGATGATTTGGCTGCTGCTCATAAACAGTGTGCTGAGGCTTGGTTCCAGATTAAAGGAAACAA GACCTGTGAGATTTGTCATTCCATTGCTCGTAATGTGGTTGGAGTAAATGAAATTGAGAAAAAAGAGCAATCAAATGAGGCAAACAATGCTACTGCAGTGGCTGCAGCCCCAGCATCAGCACACCATTCAGAAACTCAAAGCTTCTGGCATGGCCATCGCTTCCTGAATAGTCTACTTGTGTGCGTGGTATTTTCATTTGTCATATCATGGCTCTTTCACTTTAATGTTCCATCCTCATAA
- the LOC110643046 gene encoding serine/threonine-protein kinase BSK6 yields the protein MGARCSKFSLCWFHSHLKSSVLESTDLESGGKNDRNVWPSFTEFSFEQLKVATSGFSSDNIVSEHGEKAPNVVYKGKLDNDRWIAVKRFNRLAWPDSRQFLEEARSVGSLRSERLANLIGCCCEGDERLLVAEFMPHETLARHLFHWENQPMKWAMRLRVALYLAQALEYCSSKGRALYHDLNAYRVLFDQDGNPRLSCFGLMKNSRDGKSYSTNLAFTPPEYLRTGRVTPESVVYSFGTLLLDLLSGKHIPPSHALDLIRGKNFLMLMDSALEGHFSKDDGTELVRLASRCLQYEARERPNAKSLVTSLLSLQKEAEVPSYVLMGIPHEAAPSTQQLSLTPFGEACLRMDLTAIHEILEKIGYKDDEGIANELSFQMWTSQMQETLNSKKHGDTAFRAKDFATAIECYTQFIDGGTMVSPTVHARRCLSYLMSEMPQEALGDAMQAQVVSPEWPTASYLQAACLFSLGMETDAQETLKDGTKLEAKRNKS from the exons ATGGGAGCCCGCTGCTCCAAATTCTCCCTCTGTTGGTTCCACTCTCATCTCAAGTCTTCCGTCCTCGAATCCACCGATCTCG AAAGTGGAGGCAAAAATGACCGAAATGTATGGCCGAGTTTCACCGAGTTCAGCTTTGAGCAACTGAAAGTTGCCACGAGTGGTTTCTCTTCGGATAATATTGTGTCGGAGCACGGTGAAAAAGCACCCAACGTCGTTTACAAAGGGAAGCTCGACAATGACCGATGGATTGCTGTTAAGCGATTTAACAGACTGGCATGGCCTGATTCTCGCCAATTCCTT GAGGAAGCCAGATCAGTAGGGAGTTTGAGGAGCGAGCGGTTGGCGAATTTGATTGGATGTTGCTGTGAAGGCGATGAGAGATTGCTTGTTGCCGAGTTCATGCCCCATGAAACGCTTGCAAGGCATCTGTTTCACT GGGAGAACCAACCTATGAAATGGGCAATGAGGCTGAGGGTAGCTCTTTATTTGGCGCAAGCCCTGGAATACTGTAGCAGCAAGGGAAGGGCATTGTATCATGATCTTAATGCCTACAGAGTCCTATTTGATCAG GATGGTAATCCCAGGCTATCTTGCTTTGGACTAATGAAGAATAGCCGAGATGGAAAAAGTTATAGCACGAATTTGGCTTTCACCCCTCCGGAGTACTTGAGAACCG GTAGAGTGACCCCAGAGAGTGTAGTGTACAGCTTTGGAACACTCTTGTTAGATCTTCTGAGTGGCAAGCATATTCCTCCAAGCCAT GCACTTGACCTGATTCGTGGCAAGAATTTCCTTATGTTAATGGATTCTGCTTTGGAGGGTCATTTTTCAAAAGATGATGGAACTGAATTAGTGCGATTAGCTTCCCGTTGTTTACAATATGAAGCTCGTGAGAGGCCAAATGCAAAGTCGCTTGTTACTTCACTTTTGTCACTTCAGAAAGAAGCAGAG GTTCCATCTTACGTATTGATGGGTATCCCACATGAGGCTGCACCGTCAACTCAGCAATTGTCATTAACTCCTTTTGGTGAGGCATGCTTGAGAATGGATCTTACAGCTATACATGAAATCCTGGAGAAGATTGGATACAAGGATGATGAAGGGATTGCCAATGAG CTTTCTTTTCAAATGTGGACCAGTCAAATGCAGGAGACATTGAATTCTAAGAAGCATGGAGATACTGCTTTTCGAGCTAAGGATTTTGCAACTGCCATTGAATGCTACACGCAA TTCATTGATGGGGGAACCATGGTGTCGCCAACTGTGCATGCCAGGCGCTGCTTATCTTACTTAATGAGTGAAATGCCACAAGAAGCTCTTGGGGATGCTATGCAAGCCCAAGTGGTATCTCCTGAGTGGCCCACTGCCTCATACCTTCAAGCAGCTTGTCTCTTCAGCCTTGGAATGGAGACGGATGCACAAGAAACACTCAAAGATGGCACAAAATTAGAAGCCAAAAGGAACAAAAGCTGA